In Bacteroidota bacterium, the sequence CACTGTTTTCCACAGGTGTTATTAATGTGCAACCCTTACGCTGCAAAGCACAAGGTAATTTTGCGTGTTTTTTAACCCATATTTATTGTGGTTTTACCGCGCAAAGCTAAATTTTTACATTCCTGCATTTATTGGTGCATAGCCTTACTGTGTTTGTCGTTTTCACAGCAAACTACAGCCAATACGCCCGATGCTTATAAAGGTCGCAGCTTTTGGTTGGGGTATTTGCAAAGCGAGATGGGTAAGGATAAATTTGAACTTTCGCTGCACGTTACCTCATCAGTAAATGCTACCATTACCGTAAAGCTGGCCGGAGTTTCGGCAGACTCTCGCGGTGAGAAGGATTGGGTGCAAACTTTCCAAGTAAATGCGGGCGGTGTTACTGATATTATTATTCCCGAAGAATATACCTTTAAATCGAAAGAAGGAAAAAGCACCAATAAAGGACTATACATTGAGGCTGATGCCGATGTGATGATTGTAGCTAAAAACAGTAGCGGTGCCTCTAGCGATGCTACGGTGGTTATCCCTATAAAATCATTGGGTAGCGAGTATTATATTATGCATTATGCTGCCGTAAAACGCGGTTACCCTTCGCAATACTTGGTGATGGCTACCGAAGACAGTACGGTGGTGGAGTTGCGCAATACCGACAAAAACTCTGATAAACAACCTACTAATCAAACCTATACGATTAAACTTAATAAAGGCGAGTACCACATTGTTCAGTCTGAAAAGGATTTAACCGGCAGTTACATAAAAGAGGTAAACGGCAAAAAGCTGGCAGTGTTCGGCGGGAATACCTGTGCCTATGTGCCTCGTTATTGCCAAAGTTGCGACCATTTGTTTGAGCAATTATTACCCGTGCAAAACTGGGGACACCAATTTGCAGCTGTGCCTTTTGATACCCGCGAAAAATACGTGGTGCGCATTATGGCCAAAGAGAATAATACATGGGTGGATGTGGACGGTGATCGTAAGGAAATAACGAAGGCAGGAAAGTTTATTGAACTGGAACTGAAAGAGCCTGTGTACATAACCAGCAGCCGCAATGTAATGGTGTGCCAATACACAATAGGTTCGCGGTGCGATAACCAACGCGGCGACCCATCGTACGTGGTGTTGAAACCTTTGTTGGGGTATAGCGGCGAGACGATACTGCCCACCATGAACACCGAACACATTAACCGTTATTATGTTACGGTATTGTTTAAAATGAGTGATATTGATAAACTTACGGTAAACGGCAAAAGCGTTGTGGGCAATTACAAATTACTTCCCTACACATCACAATATGGGTATGCCCACATTGAGCTTACCGAAAGTAATAACAATATTGAGTGCGATTGCAACTACAACTTCCTTTCCTACGGCTTCGGTTGGTACGAGTCGTATGCGTATTAGAACTCCTAACAAGTTCATAATAAATTGTTTTGAAACTGCGTTTCAAAAAAACAAATCATTTTGCCGTCCTATGCGAACCTTTTTATTGCTGATACTTACATCTCTCTGTCTTTCAGCTTGTAAAAGTTGGCAACAAAGCGATAAGCCTCGTTCTTTATCAGAAGTATATCGTAACCTCCCGAAATCAATAAAAAAGGAACTTGATGCAGGATTTGTTTTAGTTGATGAAGGCACATTTTTAGCAGGAAAAGTACAGGGTGCAGATACGTTTTCAGCAATGCTTTCCCAAAGAAGGATTACAGTTCCTGCATTGTTTATAGGTAAACACGAAGTTACTGTGGCCGAGTTTATGGAGTTTTATGACTACTTCAGAGATAGTATAAACAAACCTGATACTCTTTGTTTTCTAAAAGACTTTCCCTATTTGTATAACGAACCTGCCTTGACCTACTATTTCTGCCACCCCAAATATCGCATTCATAAATATCCTGTATGTGGGGTAAGTTTAGAACAGGCTAAAAAGTTCTGCGTGTGGAAAACCAATACTATGAACGCCCGATTGAAAACTATGAAAGGGTTTGAGAATATGGAAGTAGTATTTAGATTACCCACCGCTTATGAATTAGAATATGCAATAAGTTTGGAAATACCTCCTAACTTCAAGGATGCCCACCCAGTACTCTCACCCTATGATAATTTACAAAACTGCAATACCAAAGGAGTTGTGGATGAAAACA encodes:
- a CDS encoding SUMF1/EgtB/PvdO family nonheme iron enzyme, giving the protein MGMPTLSLPKVITILSAIATTTSFPTASVGTSRMRIRTPNKFIINCFETAFQKNKSFCRPMRTFLLLILTSLCLSACKSWQQSDKPRSLSEVYRNLPKSIKKELDAGFVLVDEGTFLAGKVQGADTFSAMLSQRRITVPALFIGKHEVTVAEFMEFYDYFRDSINKPDTLCFLKDFPYLYNEPALTYYFCHPKYRIHKYPVCGVSLEQAKKFCVWKTNTMNARLKTMKGFENMEVVFRLPTAYELEYAISLEIPPNFKDAHPVLSPYDNLQNCNTKGVVDENNILHTLNNADGFSYTAPVGYYQPNDKGFYDIRGNVAEWTITNAFMLTSKLKFENTSFDIVTDNLSYWGIDSSFYKLKSHPHYNKMLEIVTDSNYYLTKGGSFAHGAYYTQSAAFIPVQKSENHSWLGFRLVLVVFNRTSPNAIISH